One window of Kiloniellales bacterium genomic DNA carries:
- the soxY gene encoding thiosulfate oxidation carrier protein SoxY, giving the protein MTSQTGPNQTRATGWTRRRFIITVGAASAAAAGLNALTAGLAWSAEEAKTTEEEIKRLVGGKELADGAKIISMDLPQIAENGNTVPLEIAVESPMTEADHVTAVHIVADGNPRPGVASFHFTPLSGRAQASTRMRLAKTQNVIAIAETSDGKAYMTKAEVKVTIGGCGG; this is encoded by the coding sequence ATGACAAGCCAGACAGGACCGAACCAAACGCGCGCGACGGGCTGGACCCGGCGCCGGTTCATCATCACCGTCGGCGCGGCCTCGGCGGCCGCAGCCGGCTTGAACGCGCTGACCGCCGGCCTTGCCTGGAGCGCCGAAGAGGCCAAGACCACCGAGGAGGAGATTAAACGCCTGGTCGGCGGCAAGGAGCTCGCCGACGGCGCCAAGATCATCTCGATGGACCTGCCGCAGATCGCCGAGAACGGCAACACCGTGCCGCTCGAGATCGCGGTCGAGAGCCCGATGACCGAGGCGGACCATGTCACCGCAGTCCACATCGTCGCCGACGGGAACCCGCGCCCCGGGGTGGCGAGCTTCCACTTCACGCCCCTCAGCGGGCGCGCCCAGGCCTCGACGCGGATGCGCCTCGCCAAGACCCAGAACGTCATCGCCATCGCCGAGACGTCCGACGGCAAGGCCTACATGACCAAGGCCGAGGTCAAGGTGACCATCGGCGGCTGCGGCGGCTGA
- a CDS encoding NAD(P)/FAD-dependent oxidoreductase codes for MKLTRRSFGKGLGALATAVAAPSLLRAQSKGRLVVIGGGAAGATLAKYAARDSKGALDVTLVQENPLYTTCFYSNLYLGGMRSFDSITHGYAKLSQNYGIKLVFDRAVDVDTTAKTVALQDGGKLAYDALAVAPGIDIVYDSIEGYSEAASLVMPHSWKAGQQTQILRKQLEAMADGGLFVMAAPPNPYRCPPGPYERVSLVAHYFKQAKPKSKILILDAKNKHSKQALFQEAWENYYEGMIEWVPEEFGGKVETVDAATMTLIAGGEKHKAGVANVIPAQQAGAIARLAGLTDDSGWCPVVPESMASRTVPGVYVVGDACIPGDMPKSAFSANSQAKVAAMAIRHELTGSKKFPPRFRNTCWSTVAAEDAVKVGANYEATEEKIAKIDGFISEVGEDAEIRQQTKLEADGWYAGITNDIFG; via the coding sequence ATGAAACTGACACGACGGAGCTTCGGAAAGGGCCTGGGCGCCCTGGCCACGGCGGTCGCCGCACCCTCGCTGCTGCGCGCCCAGAGCAAGGGCCGGCTGGTCGTGATCGGCGGCGGCGCCGCCGGCGCCACATTGGCCAAGTACGCAGCGCGCGACAGCAAGGGCGCGCTCGATGTCACCCTGGTCCAAGAGAATCCGCTCTATACGACCTGCTTCTACAGCAACCTCTATCTCGGCGGGATGCGCAGCTTCGACAGCATCACCCATGGCTACGCGAAGCTCTCGCAAAACTACGGCATCAAGCTGGTCTTCGACCGCGCCGTCGACGTCGACACCACCGCCAAGACGGTTGCCCTGCAGGACGGCGGCAAGCTCGCCTACGACGCCCTGGCGGTCGCCCCCGGAATCGATATCGTCTACGATTCGATCGAGGGCTACAGCGAGGCTGCCTCGCTGGTCATGCCCCACAGCTGGAAGGCCGGGCAGCAGACCCAGATCCTGCGCAAGCAACTCGAGGCCATGGCGGACGGCGGCCTTTTCGTCATGGCGGCTCCGCCCAATCCCTACCGCTGCCCGCCTGGCCCCTACGAGCGGGTCAGCCTTGTCGCCCACTACTTCAAGCAGGCCAAGCCGAAGTCGAAGATCCTGATCCTGGACGCCAAGAACAAGCACTCCAAGCAGGCGCTCTTCCAGGAGGCCTGGGAGAACTACTACGAGGGCATGATCGAGTGGGTGCCCGAGGAATTCGGCGGCAAGGTCGAGACCGTCGACGCCGCGACCATGACGCTGATCGCCGGCGGCGAAAAGCACAAGGCCGGTGTCGCCAACGTCATCCCGGCGCAGCAGGCCGGCGCGATTGCCCGGCTCGCTGGCCTGACCGACGACAGCGGCTGGTGCCCGGTGGTGCCCGAGTCCATGGCCTCGCGTACGGTGCCGGGGGTCTACGTCGTGGGCGATGCCTGCATCCCCGGCGACATGCCCAAGTCAGCCTTCTCGGCCAACAGCCAGGCCAAAGTCGCGGCCATGGCTATTCGCCACGAGCTGACCGGATCAAAGAAGTTCCCGCCGAGGTTCCGCAACACCTGCTGGAGCACGGTGGCGGCCGAGGACGCGGTCAAGGTTGGGGCCAACTACGAGGCGACCGAGGAGAAGATCGCCAAGATCGACGGCTTCATCAGCGAGGTCGGTGAAGACGCAGAAATTCGCCAGCAGACCAAGCTGGAGGCCGACGGCTGGTACGCCGGCATCACCAACGACATCTTCGGATGA
- a CDS encoding molybdopterin-dependent oxidoreductase, with amino-acid sequence MGTIDNIQAGTMTRRSFLGFSGALVFAIGAGGLEHVARADDRLSEISPNAWLRIARDGKITIIFPLTEMGQGSSTSLPMILAEELDAAWDDVVVEQLDRDDRTYGNPLFGNVLYTAGSTGVRAYFTPLRLAGAQARRMLIETAARHWSVDPSELETEPSLVRHPASNRTISYGDLVDLWDASVQIPEVTEADLKSPADFRYIGSDAPRRDSFAKSTGAQTYAIDVTVPDMLFAAVLRAPVEGESPLSLGDEAARRSTGVVDVVILPDGVAVVADTYEHALAARDLLDVTWSETSPARAFDSEADLAAYAAAAQDLAQTAAVWSEKGDAPAAIAGSDRQVERVYLSDYAYHAQIEPMAAVASVDPDGKGAEVWAGTQSQTLTTLTVTKVLDTTPDRVRLNMMTMGGGFGRRTALMQEYVRDALLASKATGRPVKVVWTREDDVKTGALRPAAAQHLSAGVTGDGRVSGWRHRVAAPSVIAFFNPVRWEQVKPKDIITMKGSDNPFYDLPDLLAEHVVTQRGARLSPWRGIGASYTTFAAEAFLDEVAHEAGQDPVELRRTLLADNIRGQKVLSRVLEMSDWARKRDGTALGLALGHYGPSQGALVVEVGVDADSGLISVTNAWGAFDAGLIVAPNNALNQLEGGIVYGLSSALKERVTISSGEIEQSNFYDYEILRANAVPEMSVELLEVDAPPTGIGELSTPMVAPAIANGFFALTGRRLRHMPFTPDRVLEALEAPV; translated from the coding sequence ATGGGCACGATCGACAACATCCAGGCTGGTACTATGACCCGCCGCAGCTTCCTCGGATTTAGCGGCGCGCTGGTCTTCGCCATCGGAGCCGGCGGGCTCGAGCACGTGGCCCGCGCCGACGATCGGCTTAGCGAGATCTCCCCGAACGCGTGGCTCCGCATCGCGCGCGACGGCAAGATCACCATCATCTTTCCGCTGACGGAAATGGGACAGGGGAGCTCGACGTCTCTGCCGATGATCCTGGCTGAGGAACTTGACGCCGCCTGGGACGACGTTGTGGTTGAACAGCTCGACCGGGACGACCGCACCTACGGAAACCCGCTGTTCGGTAACGTCCTCTACACTGCCGGAAGCACGGGCGTGCGCGCTTACTTCACGCCGCTGCGTTTGGCCGGCGCCCAGGCACGACGTATGCTGATTGAGACGGCTGCACGGCATTGGTCGGTCGATCCCTCGGAGCTTGAGACCGAGCCGAGCCTGGTCCGTCATCCGGCATCGAACCGCACGATCAGCTACGGCGATTTGGTCGATCTCTGGGATGCATCGGTCCAGATCCCCGAGGTGACGGAAGCCGATCTGAAATCGCCCGCAGACTTTCGCTATATCGGCTCGGACGCCCCGCGCCGCGATAGCTTTGCGAAGTCCACGGGAGCGCAAACCTACGCGATCGATGTGACCGTGCCGGATATGCTGTTCGCGGCTGTCTTGCGCGCCCCGGTCGAGGGCGAAAGTCCTTTGAGCCTTGGAGACGAGGCGGCGCGCAGGTCTACAGGTGTGGTAGATGTGGTGATCCTGCCCGATGGTGTGGCCGTCGTGGCGGATACCTACGAGCATGCGCTCGCCGCGCGAGATCTTCTTGACGTGACCTGGTCCGAGACCTCGCCCGCCCGAGCCTTCGACAGCGAGGCCGACCTCGCAGCCTATGCTGCCGCCGCGCAGGATCTGGCACAAACCGCTGCGGTCTGGTCGGAGAAGGGCGATGCGCCGGCCGCCATTGCCGGCTCGGATCGCCAGGTAGAACGGGTCTATCTCTCGGACTATGCCTATCACGCCCAGATCGAACCCATGGCCGCCGTTGCCTCCGTCGACCCCGACGGCAAGGGCGCTGAGGTCTGGGCCGGGACCCAAAGCCAGACGCTGACCACTCTGACGGTGACCAAGGTCCTGGACACGACACCGGATCGCGTGCGCCTCAATATGATGACTATGGGCGGCGGGTTTGGGCGCCGCACCGCGCTGATGCAGGAATACGTGCGCGACGCGCTGCTGGCCTCAAAGGCGACGGGCCGCCCGGTCAAGGTGGTTTGGACCCGCGAGGACGATGTGAAAACCGGCGCACTTCGCCCAGCGGCCGCGCAGCATTTGAGCGCTGGAGTCACCGGGGATGGTCGGGTCAGCGGCTGGCGCCATCGGGTCGCCGCGCCGTCGGTCATCGCCTTCTTCAATCCGGTTCGTTGGGAGCAGGTGAAACCGAAGGACATCATCACCATGAAGGGGTCGGACAATCCCTTCTATGACCTTCCCGATCTTCTTGCCGAACATGTCGTGACTCAACGGGGCGCCAGGCTGAGCCCGTGGCGCGGGATCGGTGCCTCCTACACGACCTTCGCAGCCGAAGCCTTTCTGGACGAGGTCGCGCATGAAGCGGGCCAGGACCCGGTTGAGTTGCGCCGGACACTTCTGGCCGACAACATCCGCGGCCAGAAGGTCCTGTCGCGCGTTCTGGAGATGTCGGACTGGGCCCGCAAGCGGGACGGCACGGCGCTTGGGCTGGCGCTTGGCCACTACGGGCCAAGCCAGGGTGCGCTGGTCGTCGAGGTAGGAGTCGACGCGGACAGTGGGCTGATCTCGGTGACAAACGCATGGGGTGCCTTCGACGCGGGCCTGATCGTAGCCCCCAACAATGCGCTCAACCAGTTGGAGGGCGGCATCGTCTACGGGCTCAGCAGCGCGTTGAAGGAACGCGTCACTATCTCGTCCGGCGAGATCGAACAGTCGAATTTCTACGACTACGAGATCCTTCGGGCCAACGCAGTGCCAGAGATGTCCGTTGAGCTTCTGGAGGTTGACGCGCCGCCGACAGGCATTGGCGAGCTCTCGACACCGATGGTGGCCCCGGCCATCGCCAATGGCTTCTTCGCGCTGACCGGGCGGCGTCTGCGGCACATGCCCTTCACGCCGGACCGGGTGCTGGAGGCGCTGGAAGCACCCGTCTGA
- a CDS encoding tyrosine-type recombinase/integrase, with protein sequence MGKLPEAALVFSNIEGAPIRPDKLSRDWANLVRSRKLPLVSFHALRHTNVSLLVDGGLDVYQVSRRIGHSSASLTLKTDTHLFRSKEAEAAEAIEAALGN encoded by the coding sequence ATGGGCAAGCTGCCGGAGGCGGCCCTGGTTTTCTCGAACATCGAGGGGGCCCCGATCCGGCCTGACAAGCTCAGCCGCGATTGGGCGAACCTGGTTCGGTCCAGAAAGCTGCCTCTGGTGTCTTTTCACGCCCTGCGGCATACCAATGTTTCCCTGCTTGTGGACGGCGGCCTGGACGTGTATCAGGTCTCCCGCCGGATTGGCCACAGCAGCGCCAGCTTAACGTTGAAGACCGATACCCACCTGTTCCGCAGCAAGGAAGCGGAGGCCGCAGAGGCGATCGAAGCGGCTCTCGGGAACTGA
- a CDS encoding heme-binding protein: MLKRLATIGVILGVLAGPATADEEPLVTFQVLAPQLAVELAQSVMKACNEKGFQVAVAVVDRFGVPQALVRDRFAGPHTPDTATRKAWTAVSFRSDTQELVPATKGGMPQSGARDITNALMLGGGVVVSVGGQMVGAVGVSGAPGGEEDHDCALAGIAAIEDRLPL, encoded by the coding sequence ATGCTGAAAAGGCTTGCTACAATCGGCGTGATCCTTGGCGTGCTCGCGGGACCGGCCACCGCGGACGAAGAGCCCTTGGTGACCTTCCAGGTGCTGGCGCCGCAGCTCGCGGTCGAGCTCGCGCAGTCCGTGATGAAGGCCTGCAACGAGAAGGGTTTCCAGGTCGCGGTCGCGGTCGTCGACCGCTTCGGCGTGCCGCAGGCCCTGGTCCGCGACCGCTTCGCCGGACCGCACACGCCGGACACCGCGACCCGCAAGGCCTGGACCGCCGTGAGCTTTCGCAGCGACACCCAGGAACTGGTGCCCGCCACCAAGGGCGGCATGCCGCAGTCCGGCGCCCGGGACATCACCAACGCCCTGATGCTGGGCGGCGGCGTGGTGGTTTCTGTCGGAGGCCAGATGGTCGGCGCGGTCGGCGTCTCCGGCGCCCCCGGCGGCGAAGAGGACCACGACTGCGCCCTGGCCGGGATCGCGGCGATCGAGGACCGCCTGCCGCTGTAA
- the soxX gene encoding sulfur oxidation c-type cytochrome SoxX produces MTTRTIASLAALFVSLGFCMTASLADELVAYKVVDDSMIEASLTGKSGDPKQGRKVAIDRKLGNCLACHSLPIPEQQFHGETGPDLAGVGSRLTPGELRLRVVDPKVVNPETMMPAFYRVKGLNRVMKDFAGKPILTAEQVEDVVAYLVTLKED; encoded by the coding sequence TTGACCACCAGGACCATCGCGTCCCTTGCGGCACTCTTCGTGTCCCTGGGGTTCTGCATGACGGCAAGCCTGGCTGACGAGCTGGTGGCTTATAAGGTCGTCGACGATTCGATGATCGAAGCGTCGTTGACCGGAAAGTCCGGCGATCCGAAGCAGGGCCGCAAGGTCGCCATCGACCGCAAGCTCGGCAACTGCCTGGCCTGCCACAGCCTGCCGATCCCCGAGCAGCAGTTTCACGGCGAGACCGGCCCCGACCTGGCCGGCGTTGGCAGTCGTCTGACCCCGGGCGAGCTCAGGCTGCGTGTCGTCGATCCCAAGGTCGTCAACCCGGAGACCATGATGCCCGCCTTCTACAGGGTCAAAGGCTTGAACCGGGTGATGAAGGACTTCGCTGGCAAGCCGATCCTGACCGCCGAGCAGGTCGAGGACGTCGTCGCCTATCTCGTGACCCTGAAGGAAGACTAG
- a CDS encoding (2Fe-2S)-binding protein: MVELTVNGKKVQADGQDDTRLLFFLRDELGLTGTKFGCGVGSCGACTVHVDGVATYACQTYTSDLEGAEVTTIEGLSSTGDHPLQRAWVAEQVPQCGYCQSGQIMRAADLLAQNPDPSREEIREHMSANLCRCGTYARITLAVQRAAKEA; this comes from the coding sequence ATGGTCGAACTCACTGTGAACGGAAAGAAGGTCCAGGCGGATGGCCAGGACGACACCCGGCTCCTGTTCTTTCTGCGGGATGAACTCGGCTTGACCGGAACCAAATTCGGTTGCGGCGTCGGCTCGTGCGGAGCTTGCACGGTGCATGTCGACGGCGTGGCGACCTATGCCTGTCAAACCTACACGAGCGACCTAGAGGGCGCTGAGGTGACGACCATCGAAGGGCTCTCGTCCACCGGGGATCATCCGCTGCAAAGGGCATGGGTGGCCGAACAGGTGCCGCAATGCGGATACTGCCAGTCCGGACAGATCATGCGCGCCGCCGACTTGCTGGCTCAAAACCCGGATCCGAGCCGCGAGGAAATCCGTGAGCATATGAGCGCCAACCTCTGCCGCTGCGGAACGTATGCCCGGATCACCTTGGCCGTCCAACGCGCCGCGAAGGAGGCTTGA